In the genome of Desulfobacterales bacterium, one region contains:
- the iorA gene encoding indolepyruvate ferredoxin oxidoreductase subunit alpha yields the protein MHKLLNENVGEKMFLLGNEAIVRGAIEAGLAFAATYPGTPSSEISLNFFQISKETDMYFEYSTNEKVALEVVSAAANSNLRSMCIMKHVGLNVASDALMTLAYVGVNAGMIILSADDPFMFSSQNEQDNRYYGKLSGLPILEPSSVQEAKEMIKYAFELSELLREPVIFRTTTRINHSTGIVELGQMSKPKVKGDFKKDPFNYVTVPAVSRKLHIKLLENYEKAESVSNVSPCNFINGSGSWGIICNGVSLGYVSDALKDLNIEDKVKLLRIGFSHPMPSELIKKFLDGCEKVLIVEEGEPYMEEAVKAFAQEKGITIPIRGKEKDLFSRLFEFNPAIVRKCIAQFFGVAIESSKAIDISDVPDLPQRPPNLCAGCSHRAVFYEVKKASEGMNTMSPTDIGCYTLGFLPPLSTGDFLICMGSSVGTSCGFSKATDKKVISFIGDSTFFHSGIPGLVNAVFNNHNFTLVILDNGTTAMTGHQPHPGVDMKELNFEGYNQISIESLVKAIGVQKIVEVKPYNVNKSIQAIREALEFKGMSVIIAKQKCVLYAKSLKKLKGKPFYISDKCKNHKTCINELACPAFFVENDRVKINPSLCVGCSVCAQICPEKAILPLKMES from the coding sequence ATGCACAAACTTCTGAATGAAAATGTTGGAGAAAAAATGTTTTTGCTTGGAAATGAGGCGATTGTAAGGGGCGCTATTGAAGCTGGTTTAGCTTTTGCCGCAACTTACCCTGGTACGCCTTCATCTGAAATATCTTTAAATTTTTTTCAGATTTCAAAAGAAACAGATATGTATTTTGAGTATAGCACAAACGAAAAAGTCGCTCTTGAAGTTGTATCAGCGGCTGCAAATTCTAATCTTCGATCAATGTGTATAATGAAGCATGTTGGTTTGAATGTAGCATCTGACGCTTTAATGACGCTTGCTTATGTAGGAGTTAACGCTGGAATGATTATCTTATCAGCAGATGATCCTTTTATGTTTTCAAGCCAAAATGAGCAAGACAACAGATATTATGGAAAATTATCAGGTCTTCCAATTCTTGAACCTTCATCCGTTCAAGAAGCAAAAGAAATGATTAAATATGCATTTGAACTTTCTGAGCTTTTAAGGGAGCCTGTTATTTTCAGAACTACTACAAGAATCAATCATTCTACTGGGATAGTTGAACTTGGCCAAATGTCGAAGCCTAAAGTGAAAGGTGATTTTAAAAAAGATCCGTTTAATTATGTTACAGTGCCGGCAGTATCGAGAAAGCTTCACATAAAACTTTTAGAAAACTACGAAAAAGCTGAAAGCGTTTCTAATGTATCTCCATGCAATTTTATAAATGGTAGCGGTTCTTGGGGAATTATTTGTAATGGAGTCAGTCTTGGATACGTTTCAGACGCTTTAAAAGATTTAAATATTGAAGATAAAGTCAAACTCCTTAGAATTGGTTTTTCCCATCCAATGCCTTCAGAACTAATTAAAAAATTTTTAGATGGATGTGAAAAAGTCCTTATTGTTGAAGAAGGCGAACCATATATGGAAGAAGCGGTAAAAGCTTTTGCCCAAGAAAAAGGAATAACAATTCCAATTCGGGGTAAAGAAAAAGACCTTTTTTCAAGGCTGTTTGAGTTTAATCCAGCTATCGTGAGAAAATGTATCGCTCAATTTTTTGGAGTAGCTATTGAATCGTCAAAGGCTATAGATATTTCAGACGTTCCTGATCTTCCACAAAGGCCTCCGAATCTTTGTGCTGGATGTTCCCACAGGGCAGTATTTTATGAAGTTAAAAAAGCATCGGAAGGTATGAATACAATGAGTCCGACTGACATTGGTTGTTATACTCTTGGATTTTTACCTCCACTTTCTACAGGCGATTTTCTTATTTGTATGGGTTCTTCAGTTGGAACCTCGTGTGGTTTTTCAAAGGCTACAGACAAAAAAGTTATATCTTTTATTGGTGATTCAACATTTTTTCATTCTGGAATCCCGGGTCTTGTGAATGCTGTTTTTAATAATCATAACTTTACTTTAGTAATACTCGATAATGGGACTACTGCAATGACAGGACATCAACCCCACCCTGGTGTTGATATGAAAGAATTGAATTTTGAAGGATATAATCAAATATCAATTGAAAGCCTTGTCAAAGCTATAGGTGTTCAAAAAATTGTTGAAGTTAAGCCTTATAATGTTAATAAAAGCATCCAAGCTATACGCGAAGCTTTAGAATTTAAAGGAATGTCAGTTATTATTGCTAAACAAAAATGCGTTCTTTATGCAAAAAGCTTAAAAAAATTAAAGGGCAAGCCATTTTATATTAGTGATAAATGTAAAAATCACAAAACTTGTATAAATGAATTAGCGTGTCCTGCTTTTTTTGTAGAAAACGATCGGGTAAAAATTAACCCATCTTTATGCGTAGGATGCTCTGTCTGCGCTCAAATTTGTCCTGAAAAAGCAATATTACCGCTAAAAATGGAAAGTTGA
- a CDS encoding potassium channel protein, whose amino-acid sequence MMKTERIFFIVVVFIIFVILLGGVGYFFLFLGKYRLIDCIYMTVITITGVGYGEILDVSGNDSAKIFTMFLIILGMGIIAYGVTSITALFIEGELTGLIKKRKMEDKIKKLSNHYILCGGGETGRPLMVEMSKNDENIVLIEFDDDKIKKCESVIKGLLYIQGDATEEQNLIDAGIERAKGLFIALPSDKDNLYITISSRMLNSDIRIITRMTDKRFEAKLKKAGADRIISPNSIGALRMASEMIRPTAVDFLDKMLRSQKGDLRIHEIIISENSPLNGKRIMDSGLKDKYGLLVLGSKNLSDDEIKFNPPPTCTLKKGMTLIIMGEVKNIIKAKKNFKCDDGCQPIPGRA is encoded by the coding sequence ATTATGAAGACAGAAAGAATTTTTTTTATTGTAGTTGTTTTTATTATTTTTGTTATTTTGCTCGGCGGAGTGGGATATTTTTTTTTATTTCTTGGCAAATATAGACTTATTGACTGCATATACATGACTGTTATTACTATAACTGGAGTAGGGTATGGAGAAATTTTAGATGTTTCTGGAAATGATTCCGCTAAAATTTTCACTATGTTTCTTATTATTTTAGGAATGGGAATCATTGCTTATGGAGTTACATCTATTACAGCTTTGTTTATTGAAGGTGAATTAACAGGCTTAATAAAAAAAAGAAAAATGGAAGATAAAATAAAAAAACTTTCAAATCATTATATTTTATGTGGCGGAGGAGAAACTGGAAGACCTTTAATGGTTGAAATGTCCAAAAATGATGAAAATATCGTTTTAATAGAATTTGACGATGATAAAATAAAAAAATGCGAATCTGTTATAAAAGGTCTTTTATATATTCAAGGAGACGCTACCGAAGAACAAAACCTTATTGATGCTGGAATTGAAAGGGCTAAAGGGCTATTTATTGCCCTTCCATCGGATAAGGATAATCTTTATATAACGATTAGTTCACGAATGCTAAATAGCGATATTAGAATAATTACCCGTATGACTGATAAAAGATTTGAGGCAAAGCTAAAAAAAGCAGGAGCAGATCGAATAATATCTCCAAATTCTATTGGAGCTTTAAGAATGGCTTCAGAGATGATTAGGCCTACTGCTGTTGATTTTTTGGATAAAATGCTGCGAAGCCAAAAAGGAGATTTACGAATTCATGAAATAATTATTTCAGAAAATTCTCCTTTAAATGGAAAAAGAATAATGGATTCAGGCTTAAAGGACAAATATGGCCTTTTAGTGCTTGGATCTAAAAATTTATCAGATGATGAAATTAAGTTTAACCCTCCGCCAACATGTACTTTAAAAAAAGGTATGACCCTTATTATTATGGGAGAAGTCAAGAATATAATCAAAGCTAAAAAAAATTTTAAATGCGATGATGGTTGCCAACCTATACCTGGCAGAGCATAA
- a CDS encoding amino acid ABC transporter ATP-binding protein — MIIIQNIYKFFGNFKALDNVSITVNQGQKVVIIGPSGSGKSTVLRTINRLERIDKGKIIVDGIDVNDEKTDINSLRTELGMVFQNFNLFRHKTALENLTLAPIKLKKIPPKIAKEKALELLEKVGIREKADLYPAQLSGGQKQRVAIARALAMNPKIMLFDEPTSALDPEMIGEVLDVMVKLAREGMTMVVVTHEMGFAREVADRVIFMDEGQILEEGPPIHFFESPEHPRLKKFLSQIL, encoded by the coding sequence ATAATAATAATTCAAAACATTTATAAATTTTTTGGAAATTTTAAGGCATTAGACAATGTATCAATTACAGTCAATCAAGGACAAAAGGTTGTCATAATTGGACCAAGCGGTTCTGGAAAAAGTACAGTTTTAAGAACAATAAACCGCCTTGAAAGAATAGATAAAGGTAAAATCATTGTTGACGGTATCGATGTAAATGATGAAAAAACAGATATAAATTCCCTAAGAACAGAGCTTGGAATGGTTTTTCAAAATTTTAATCTTTTTAGACATAAAACTGCTTTAGAAAATTTAACCCTTGCTCCAATTAAACTAAAAAAAATCCCTCCTAAAATTGCAAAAGAAAAGGCTCTTGAACTTTTAGAAAAAGTTGGGATACGGGAAAAAGCTGATTTATATCCAGCTCAACTTTCAGGAGGCCAAAAACAAAGAGTTGCTATCGCAAGGGCTCTTGCTATGAATCCTAAAATTATGCTTTTTGATGAGCCTACATCAGCCCTTGATCCTGAAATGATAGGAGAGGTTCTTGATGTTATGGTTAAACTTGCAAGAGAAGGTATGACTATGGTTGTTGTTACCCATGAAATGGGTTTTGCCAGGGAAGTTGCAGACAGGGTTATTTTTATGGATGAAGGCCAAATTCTTGAAGAAGGACCTCCTATTCATTTTTTTGAAAGTCCTGAACATCCAAGATTAAAAAAATTTTTGAGTCAAATTCTTTAA
- a CDS encoding indolepyruvate oxidoreductase subunit beta, which translates to MKPIRLIIVAVGGQGNLLTSKILGEAALLSNIPVKMSEIHGMAQRGGVVESALIFGDAQSTIISDSEADVMVGFEPLESLRALNKCNKNTLVITNLSSQPPFTVAIGRGTYPDIETIKSLIKSKTAKLIAFDAAHLAKQAGNIMSVNMVLLGALIQTKLVPINAESIKEAIRTKTKKSFVDINLSAFDLGYLEAASMN; encoded by the coding sequence ATGAAACCTATAAGATTAATAATTGTTGCTGTTGGAGGCCAGGGAAATCTTTTAACCTCAAAAATTCTTGGAGAAGCGGCGTTACTTTCAAATATTCCAGTAAAAATGAGCGAAATACACGGAATGGCTCAAAGAGGCGGTGTAGTTGAATCAGCTCTTATTTTTGGAGATGCTCAAAGTACTATAATTTCTGATTCAGAAGCAGATGTTATGGTGGGATTTGAACCCCTTGAAAGTTTAAGAGCTTTAAATAAATGCAATAAAAATACATTAGTAATAACTAATTTATCATCTCAGCCGCCATTTACGGTTGCGATAGGAAGAGGAACTTATCCAGACATTGAAACGATAAAGTCCCTTATAAAATCTAAAACAGCTAAACTAATTGCATTTGATGCGGCTCATCTCGCAAAACAAGCAGGAAATATTATGTCTGTAAATATGGTTTTGCTTGGAGCACTCATTCAAACGAAATTAGTGCCAATTAATGCAGAATCTATAAAAGAAGCCATAAGAACTAAAACTAAAAAGTCTTTTGTTGATATAAATTTATCAGCCTTTGACCTTGGATATTTGGAAGCAGCTTCAATGAATTAA